From the Quercus lobata isolate SW786 chromosome 6, ValleyOak3.0 Primary Assembly, whole genome shotgun sequence genome, one window contains:
- the LOC115993611 gene encoding bet1-like SNARE 1-1 isoform X2: protein MSYRREHRGSRSSLFDGLEEGGLSASSSYSHETNDHDNERAVESLQDRVLLLKRVTGDIHEEVESHNRLLDRMGNDMDSSRGVMSGTMDRFKMVFEKKSNRRMCTLVMCFVVSFLIILYLIRKKLTNG, encoded by the exons ATGAGTTACAGAAG GGAGCACCGTGGTTCGAGATCCTCTCTCTTTGATGGCCTTGAGGAAGGCGGTCTAAGCGCGTCCTCCTCGTACTCCCACGAAACTAATGATCATGACAATGAAAGAGCTGTGGAGAGTTTGCAAGACAGGGTTTTATTACTTAAGAGA GTAACGGGTGATATACACGAGGAAGTGGAAAGCCATAATCGTTTGCTTGATCGTATG GGCAATGACATGGATTCATCAAGGGGTGTGATGTCAGGAACCATGGATCGATTCAAGATG GTATTTGAGAAGAAATCTAACCGGAGAATGTGTACTCTTGTTATGTGCTTTGTGGTTTCCttcttaattatattatatctCATCAG GAAGAAACTGACAAATGGCTAA
- the LOC115993611 gene encoding bet1-like SNARE 1-1 isoform X1, translating to MSYRREHRGSRSSLFDGLEEGGLSASSSYSHETNDHDNERAVESLQDRVLLLKRVTGDIHEEVESHNRLLDRMGNDMDSSRGVMSGTMDRFKMVFEKKSNRRMCTLVMCFVVSFLIILYLIRMLRYFTLG from the exons ATGAGTTACAGAAG GGAGCACCGTGGTTCGAGATCCTCTCTCTTTGATGGCCTTGAGGAAGGCGGTCTAAGCGCGTCCTCCTCGTACTCCCACGAAACTAATGATCATGACAATGAAAGAGCTGTGGAGAGTTTGCAAGACAGGGTTTTATTACTTAAGAGA GTAACGGGTGATATACACGAGGAAGTGGAAAGCCATAATCGTTTGCTTGATCGTATG GGCAATGACATGGATTCATCAAGGGGTGTGATGTCAGGAACCATGGATCGATTCAAGATG GTATTTGAGAAGAAATCTAACCGGAGAATGTGTACTCTTGTTATGTGCTTTGTGGTTTCCttcttaattatattatatctCATCAG GATGCTCAGATATTTCACTCTTGGTTAA
- the LOC115993611 gene encoding bet1-like SNARE 1-1 isoform X3, which yields MSYRREHRGSRSSLFDGLEEGGLSASSSYSHETNDHDNERAVESLQDRVLLLKRVTGDIHEEVESHNRLLDRMGNDMDSSRGVMSGTMDRFKMVFEKKSNRRMCTLVMCFVVSFLIILYLIS from the exons ATGAGTTACAGAAG GGAGCACCGTGGTTCGAGATCCTCTCTCTTTGATGGCCTTGAGGAAGGCGGTCTAAGCGCGTCCTCCTCGTACTCCCACGAAACTAATGATCATGACAATGAAAGAGCTGTGGAGAGTTTGCAAGACAGGGTTTTATTACTTAAGAGA GTAACGGGTGATATACACGAGGAAGTGGAAAGCCATAATCGTTTGCTTGATCGTATG GGCAATGACATGGATTCATCAAGGGGTGTGATGTCAGGAACCATGGATCGATTCAAGATG GTATTTGAGAAGAAATCTAACCGGAGAATGTGTACTCTTGTTATGTGCTTTGTGGTTTCCttcttaattatattatatctCATCAG TTGA
- the LOC115995283 gene encoding uncharacterized protein LOC115995283 produces MVAEPWIVKMGSQVSTNLKHALLLETSKKKHGSKNQLPKQTIGILSFEVATVVSKTVHLHKSLTDSEISKLKSEILKSEGVLNLVSSNESHLLDLALAEKLDDLNRVAGVVSRLGKKCSEPALQGFEHVYGDVMSGVIDVKELGFLVRDMEAMVRKMERFVNATANLYSEMEVLNELEQATKKFQHNQHEESKRAFEQKLIWQKQDVRHLKEISLWNQTYDKVVELLVRTVCTIYSRICMVFGDPAMKKNQQNQFGTVSGQIDLKQRRVHMGSEQLKRVRSGNSSVCHSGLIERNPVQQRRVTTFKSQFDSRRNELGLLRAEDFNFPCGTSPGRLFMDCLSLSSSVSKFDNDDDDVDYEDRSSQVSRAVCGGLKREQLNLKSNHSGCVDGSEIGVLQGGARFGPKSRITVYAPPSTVGGSALALHYANIVIVIEKLLRYPHLVGEEARDDLYQMLPTSLRKSLRTNLKSYVKNLAIYDAPLAHDWKETLDGILRWLAPLAHNMIRWQSERNFEQHQIVTRTNVLLLQTLYFADREKTETAICELLVGLNYICRYEHQQNALLDCASSFDFEDCMEWQLQCGAAYVH; encoded by the coding sequence ATGGTTGCGGAGCCTTGGATTGTAAAGATGGGAAGCCAAGTAAGCACAAATCTCAAACACGCACTTCTACTTGAAACTTCAAAGAAGAAGCATGGCTCAAAAAACCAACTTCCAAAGCAAACCATAGGCATCCTCTCCTTCGAAGTAGCTACTGTAGTGTCCAAAACAGTTCACCTCCACAAATCTCTCACCGACTCCGAGATCTCCAAGCTCAAGTCCGAGATCTTGAAATCTGAAGGAGTGTTGAACTTGGTGTCCTCCAACGAGTCCCATCTTCTAGACCTCGCTCTAGCCGAAAAGCTCGACGACTTGAACCGGGTCGCTGGCGTGGTTTCCAGGCTCGGCAAGAAGTGCTCTGAGCCAGCCCTGCAAGGGTTCGAACACGTGTACGGTGATGTGATGAGTGGAGTTATTGATGTGAAGGAGTTGGGTTTTTTGGTAAGAGATATGGAGGCTATGGTGAGGAAGATGGAGAGGTTCGTCAATGCCACCGCGAATTTGTACAGCGAAATGGAGGTTTTGAATGAGTTGGAGCAAGCGACGAAGAAGTTCCAGCACAATCAGCATGAAGAAAGCAAGAGAGCTTTTGAGCAGAAACTGATTTGGCAGAAGCAAGACGTGAGGCATCTCAAAGAGATTTCGCTTTGGAACCAGACGTATGATAAGGTAGTTGAACTCTTAGTCAGAACTGTGTGTACTATTTATTCTAGGATTTGTATGGTTTTTGGAGACCCTGCTATGAAGAAGAATCAGCAAAATCAATTTGGGACTGTTTCGGGTCAGATTGATTTGAAGCAGCGTCGTGTGCATATGGGTTCGGAGCAATTGAAACGGGTACGTAGTGGTAATAGTAGTGTGTGTCATTCGGGATTAATCGAAAGAAATCCAGTGCAGCAGAGAAGGGTTACTACTTTTAAGTCTCAATTCGATTCAAGGAGAAATGAATTGGGGTTGTTAAGAGCTGAAGATTTCAATTTTCCGTGTGGAACGAGCCCCGGGAGGCTTTTTATGGATTGCCTTAGCTTGAGCAGCTCGGTTTCTAAGtttgataatgatgatgatgatgttgattATGAGGATCGGAGTAGCCAAGTTTCCAGGGCGGTTTGTGGTGGTTTGAAAAGGGAGCAGTTGAACTTGAAGTCAAACCATTCGGGTTGTGTTGATGGATCCGAAATTGGGGTTTTGCAGGGTGGTGCTCGATTTGGCCCCAAGAGTAGGATTACTGTGTATGCTCCTCCTTCCACGGTGGGAGGCTCTGCTTTGGCATTGCATTATGCAAATATTGTAATTGTGATAGAGAAGTTGCTTCGTTACCCTCATCTGGTGGGTGAGGAAGCTAGGGATGATTTGTATCAGATGTTGCCAACGAGTTTGAGAAAGTCTTTGAGGACTAATCTCAAGTCCTATGTCAAGAATTTGGCGATATATGATGCTCCTCTTGCCCATGATTGGAAGGAGACTCTTGATGGGATTTTAAGGTGGCTTGCGCCACTTGCGCATAACATGATCAGGTGGCAAAGTGAGCGTAATTTCGAGCaacatcaaattgtaacacggACGAATGTGCTTCTGCTTCAGACATTGTATTTCGCTGATAGGGAAAAGACGGAGACAGCTATATGTGAGCTACTTGTCGGTTTGAATTACATATGTCGCTATGAGCATCAGCAAAATGCATTGTTGGATTGTGCCAGCAGTTTTGATTTTGAGGACTGCATGGAATGGCAATTGCAATGTGGAGCTGCTTATGTTCATTGA
- the LOC115950466 gene encoding GPN-loop GTPase 3-like, producing the protein MGYAQLVIGPAGSGKSTYCSSLYRHCETMQRSIHIVNLDPAAENFDYPVAMDIRELINLDDVMEELGLGPNGGLMYCMEHLEDNLDDWLTEELDNFLDDDYLVFDCPGQIELFSHVPVLRNFVEHLKRKNFNVCGVYLLDSQFMTDVTKFISGCMASLSAMIQLELPHVNILSKMDLVTNKKDVEDFLNPEPQFLLSELNQRMAPQFAELNKALIELVDGFSMVSFVPLDLRKERSIQYVLAQIDNCIQYGEDAEVKIKDFDPEDDD; encoded by the exons ATGGGCTATGCACAGCTTGTTATTGGCCCTGCTGGCAGTGGCAAG TCAACTTATTGTTCTAGTTTATACCGACATTGTGAAACTATGCAACGGTCGATACATATTGTGAACTTGGATCCTGCTGCAGAGAATTTCGACTATCCTGTTGCTATGG ATATAAGGGAACTAATTAACTTGGATGATGTCATGGAGGAACTTGGATTGGGTCCCAATGGGGGCCTTATGTACTGCATGGA ACACCTCGAAGATAATCTCGACGATTGGTTGACAGAAGAATTGGACAATTTTTTAGATGATGACTACTTGGTTTTTGACTGCCCAG GCCAGATAGAACTCTTTTCACATGTACCAGTGCTGCGGAATTTTGTGGAACATTTGAAGcgtaaaaattttaatgtttgtgGTGTATACTTGCTTGATTCACAG TTCATGACAGATGTGACCAAGTTCATCAGTGGTTGCATGGCATCACTTTCTGCAATGATCCAACTTGAATTGCCCCATGTTAATATCCTCTCCAAAATGGACCTCGTGACTAACAAAAAGGATGTTGAAGA TTTTCTGAATCCAGAGCCTCAGTTTTTGTTATCAGAGTTGAATCAACGCATGGCTCCTCAATTTGCTGAGCTGAATAAAGCTTTGATTGAACTA gtGGATGGGTTTAGCATGGTGAGTTTTGTGCCCCTTGACTTGAGGAAGGAGCGcag TATACAATATGTATTAGCTCAAATCGACAACTGCATTCAGTATGGTGAAGATGCTGAAGTGAAGATTAAGGATTTTGATCCTGAGGATGATGACTAG